A window from Chryseobacterium phocaeense encodes these proteins:
- a CDS encoding type B 50S ribosomal protein L31 — protein MKKGIHPENYRLVVFKDMSNDEVFLCKSTAETKDTIEFEGQEYPLIKMEISSTSHPFYTGKVKLVDTAGRVDKFMNKYKKFAK, from the coding sequence ATGAAAAAAGGAATCCACCCAGAAAATTATAGACTTGTTGTTTTCAAAGATATGAGTAACGACGAAGTGTTTCTTTGCAAATCTACTGCAGAAACAAAAGATACCATCGAGTTTGAAGGTCAAGAATATCCATTGATCAAAATGGAAATCTCTTCAACTTCTCACCCTTTCTACACTGGTAAAGTGAAATTAGTTGACACTGCAGGTAGAGTTGATAAGTTCATGAACAAATACAAAAAATTCGCTAAGTAA
- a CDS encoding putative sugar nucleotidyl transferase, protein MQLVFSDAQYWEDFLPLTFTRPVAAMRCGILTFSERWQKILENTEISYFTENYLQDKFKNPEEKESLFLVTNFLPTESVVQQIKELKQGEALVYEDELIAARINMKGFSLNQIEKMTDIKEKLTFFKRPADLFTYNHLAIDFDFDLLTAGRTSQELSSTNGFLGDKKELFIEEGAQIEFSTINTKTGKIYIGKNAEVMEGCNLRGPISLGEDSKFNLGSKIYGATTVGPHCKVGGEVNNIIIFGYSSKGHEGFVGNSVIGEWCNFGADTNSSNLKNNYSQVKLWNYRTKAFEDTGLQFAGLIMGDHSKTAINTQLNTGTVIGVASNIFKPGFPPNLVENFSWGGCKDDERFKLDKAYEVAERAMARRKVALTDDDKAILKHIFDTY, encoded by the coding sequence ATGCAATTAGTATTTTCAGATGCTCAATACTGGGAAGATTTTCTTCCGCTCACCTTTACCCGTCCTGTTGCTGCCATGCGCTGCGGAATCCTTACTTTTTCCGAACGATGGCAGAAGATTCTGGAGAATACGGAAATATCTTATTTCACCGAGAATTATCTTCAGGATAAATTCAAAAACCCGGAAGAAAAGGAAAGTCTCTTTCTGGTTACCAATTTTCTTCCCACAGAATCCGTAGTTCAGCAGATTAAAGAACTTAAACAAGGAGAAGCCTTGGTGTATGAAGACGAACTGATCGCTGCCAGAATCAATATGAAAGGATTTTCCCTTAACCAGATTGAAAAAATGACGGATATCAAAGAAAAACTGACATTTTTCAAAAGACCGGCAGATTTATTTACCTACAATCATCTTGCGATAGATTTTGATTTTGATCTGTTGACTGCGGGAAGAACTTCACAGGAGCTTTCTTCTACCAACGGATTTTTAGGAGATAAAAAGGAACTGTTCATTGAAGAAGGGGCGCAGATAGAATTTTCTACCATCAATACAAAAACAGGGAAAATCTATATCGGGAAAAATGCTGAGGTGATGGAAGGCTGCAACCTTCGCGGACCAATATCATTAGGGGAAGATTCCAAATTTAATCTGGGATCTAAAATTTATGGTGCCACCACCGTTGGTCCCCATTGTAAAGTAGGAGGTGAGGTCAATAATATTATTATCTTCGGCTATTCCAGTAAAGGGCATGAAGGTTTTGTAGGGAACTCTGTCATCGGTGAATGGTGTAATTTCGGAGCCGATACCAATTCTTCCAACCTGAAAAACAATTACAGCCAGGTTAAACTCTGGAACTACAGAACAAAAGCTTTTGAAGACACTGGGCTTCAGTTTGCCGGCCTGATCATGGGAGATCATTCTAAGACAGCAATCAATACTCAATTAAATACAGGAACTGTCATTGGGGTGGCTTCCAATATATTTAAACCGGGTTTCCCTCCGAACCTTGTGGAAAACTTCTCGTGGGGTGGGTGTAAAGATGATGAAAGATTTAAACTTGATAAAGCCTATGAAGTGGCAGAAAGAGCAATGGCAAGAAGAAAAGTGGCATTGACAGACGATGATAAAGCTATTCTGAAACATATTTTCGATACCTATTAA
- a CDS encoding RNA polymerase sigma factor has product MTQETFKNTVFILKDEMYRFAKRFVMSSDEAEDVVQDLMLKFWQKKEELEQFGNLKSYALKSVRNECLNRLKHHDVKLGFADLQLHRSELYSMDINNLKEHIIGFINQLPEKQKMVIHLKDVEEYEVSEISDMLEMEENAVRVNLMRARQKVKEQISQLMSYEQRSISE; this is encoded by the coding sequence ATGACCCAGGAAACTTTCAAGAATACGGTGTTTATTCTCAAAGACGAGATGTATCGTTTTGCGAAAAGATTCGTTATGAGCAGTGATGAGGCAGAGGATGTGGTGCAGGACCTGATGTTGAAGTTCTGGCAGAAGAAGGAAGAACTGGAGCAGTTTGGAAATTTGAAGTCCTATGCGCTCAAGTCCGTCCGGAACGAATGCCTGAACCGGCTGAAGCACCATGATGTGAAGTTGGGCTTTGCAGATTTGCAGCTTCACCGCTCGGAATTATACAGCATGGATATCAACAATCTGAAGGAGCATATTATCGGATTTATCAATCAGCTTCCCGAAAAACAGAAAATGGTAATCCATCTGAAAGACGTAGAAGAATATGAAGTCTCGGAAATTTCCGACATGCTGGAAATGGAAGAAAACGCAGTAAGAGTAAATCTGATGCGGGCGAGACAAAAAGTAAAAGAACAAATATCACAACTGATGAGCTATGAACAAAGATCAATTTCAGAATAA
- a CDS encoding DUF4252 domain-containing protein, with amino-acid sequence MKKLFIIFALAFSHFFTVYGQRDKFDMLFDRYQEVEGVTSIKIAKPMFGMLSSLNIDDSQLDQIKPLLSKINGLKILITESSDNGDTTEGRKVQDNVSRLSKDISMYMKNLNYNEIMAVNNSGAKIKFLASDVKDGMLDDLLLSIDSGKGENILVMLDGKLSMDDVNKIINSSETKINPVTNVRNSLTSENNSSYLNGEARNVGEFSGISVSTGVNVVFKQESPASVKVIADADKLQYIITKVENGILKVYVDNKGTKNLRFKNLSVNISAPRMNSIKASSGANFNVVNSIRENDLVIDASSGANVKGDFKISNTIDVGISSGANIRAGMTTGTLMVKASSGSNGAIEGKADSGIIDISSGALLKADNLRMDNLEAEATSGGNLSVNVSSRLKVKASSGGLVRYKGRPEIESNISKTSGGTLKPMD; translated from the coding sequence ATGAAAAAACTATTTATAATATTCGCACTCGCTTTTTCCCATTTCTTTACGGTATATGGCCAGCGGGATAAATTCGACATGCTTTTTGACAGATATCAGGAAGTAGAAGGAGTGACCTCTATTAAAATTGCAAAACCGATGTTCGGTATGCTCAGCAGCCTAAATATTGATGATTCCCAGCTGGATCAGATCAAGCCCCTGCTTTCAAAAATCAACGGACTGAAAATTCTGATTACAGAAAGTTCTGATAATGGAGATACTACAGAAGGGCGTAAAGTTCAGGATAACGTGTCCAGGTTAAGTAAAGATATTTCAATGTATATGAAAAATCTGAACTACAACGAGATTATGGCCGTCAATAATTCCGGAGCGAAAATAAAATTCCTTGCTTCTGATGTAAAGGATGGTATGCTGGATGATCTTTTGCTCAGCATTGACAGCGGAAAAGGAGAAAATATCCTTGTAATGCTGGATGGAAAGCTTTCTATGGATGATGTGAATAAGATCATTAATTCCAGTGAAACCAAAATTAATCCGGTGACCAATGTGAGAAACAGTCTTACGTCTGAAAATAATTCATCCTACCTTAACGGAGAAGCCAGAAATGTGGGCGAGTTTTCAGGAATCAGCGTAAGTACAGGGGTAAATGTGGTTTTCAAGCAGGAAAGTCCTGCCAGCGTAAAAGTAATTGCAGATGCAGATAAACTTCAGTACATCATTACCAAAGTGGAAAATGGAATCCTGAAAGTGTACGTAGACAATAAAGGAACAAAAAACCTGAGATTTAAGAACTTGAGTGTTAATATTTCCGCACCAAGGATGAACAGTATCAAAGCCTCTTCCGGAGCTAATTTTAATGTGGTGAATTCCATCAGAGAAAATGACCTGGTTATTGACGCATCGTCCGGAGCTAATGTGAAAGGCGACTTTAAAATCTCCAATACAATAGATGTTGGAATTTCATCAGGCGCCAACATCAGAGCCGGAATGACAACGGGAACGCTTATGGTAAAAGCTTCAAGCGGATCCAACGGAGCGATTGAGGGAAAAGCAGATTCAGGAATAATAGATATCAGCAGCGGAGCGTTGCTTAAAGCAGATAATTTAAGAATGGATAATCTGGAAGCAGAAGCTACATCAGGAGGAAACCTCTCTGTGAATGTTTCAAGCCGGTTAAAAGTAAAAGCTTCTTCCGGTGGACTGGTAAGATATAAAGGAAGACCCGAAATAGAATCCAACATCAGTAAAACATCCGGCGGAACTCTGAAACCAATGGATTAA
- a CDS encoding DUF4252 domain-containing protein: MKTLKNIFLGIFTMLMIQSCVVSRRPNMDFVRHSEHDFKGARFASFNIPVFLAKPFIKKALREDGESEEVINLIKKVSKIKVMTVDNGRKEMLNEYSRYLNDNDFEEWATIRHDGENVNVRVKQNGETINNMMITVNSDKELVFVDVRGNFTADDISKMINAATDK, translated from the coding sequence ATGAAAACTTTAAAAAACATTTTCCTAGGAATCTTTACTATGCTCATGATTCAGTCATGCGTTGTTTCAAGAAGACCCAATATGGATTTCGTAAGGCATTCCGAACACGATTTTAAAGGAGCGCGTTTTGCAAGCTTCAATATTCCTGTCTTTTTAGCAAAACCTTTTATTAAAAAAGCTCTGAGAGAGGACGGCGAAAGTGAAGAAGTGATCAACCTGATTAAAAAAGTATCAAAAATAAAGGTGATGACGGTGGATAATGGCAGAAAAGAAATGCTGAACGAATACTCCAGATATTTAAATGACAATGATTTTGAAGAATGGGCAACCATCAGACATGATGGTGAGAATGTCAATGTCCGGGTAAAACAGAATGGTGAAACCATCAACAATATGATGATTACGGTAAATTCAGATAAAGAATTGGTTTTCGTGGATGTGAGAGGGAATTTTACTGCTGATGATATCTCAAAAATGATCAATGCCGCGACTGACAAATAG
- the guaB gene encoding IMP dehydrogenase, translated as MSIHNKIVETAITFDDVLLVPSYSEVLPNQVSLKSRLTDKITLNVPIVSAAMDTVTEGDLAIALARVGGLGFIHKNMTIAEQAAQVNRVKRSENGMISDPVTLSKDHTLGQAKETMAKYKISGLPVVDANNVLIGIITNRDVKYQENLDMKVEEIMTKENLITSDKNTNLEKAKEILLKNRVEKLPIVDQENKLVGLITIKDIDNQLEYPNANKDENGRLIVGAGVGVGEDTLDRIAALVKAGVDIIGIDSAHGHSKGVLDKIAEIRRTYPDLDIVGGNIVTAEAARDLIEAGANVLKVGVGPGSICTTRVVAGVGVPQLSAIYNVYEYAASKNVTVIADGGIKLSGDIVKAIASGAGAVMLGSLLAGTDEAPGEEIIFQGRKFKSYQGMGSLSAMKRGGKERYFQSEAKKFVPEGIEGRVPHKGKLEDVIFQLTGGLRAGMGYCGAKDIEALQKETKMVMITGSGLKESHPHDVIITQEAPNYSL; from the coding sequence ATGTCTATTCATAACAAAATTGTAGAGACAGCCATCACTTTCGATGACGTTCTTCTAGTCCCTTCTTATTCAGAAGTTTTACCTAATCAGGTATCATTAAAATCAAGACTTACCGACAAAATCACGCTGAATGTTCCGATAGTTTCTGCTGCGATGGACACAGTTACTGAAGGAGATCTGGCCATTGCTCTGGCAAGAGTGGGAGGTTTAGGTTTCATCCATAAAAACATGACGATCGCTGAGCAGGCTGCACAGGTAAACCGGGTAAAGCGTTCAGAAAACGGAATGATCTCAGATCCAGTGACCCTTTCAAAAGATCATACGCTGGGTCAGGCCAAGGAGACCATGGCCAAATATAAAATTTCCGGTCTTCCTGTAGTAGATGCCAATAATGTTCTGATCGGAATTATTACCAACAGAGATGTAAAGTATCAGGAAAATCTTGATATGAAGGTGGAGGAGATCATGACCAAAGAAAACCTGATCACTTCCGATAAAAATACCAACCTTGAAAAAGCGAAGGAAATTCTTCTGAAAAACAGAGTAGAGAAGCTTCCTATCGTAGACCAGGAAAATAAACTGGTTGGTCTGATCACAATCAAAGATATTGATAACCAGCTTGAATATCCTAATGCCAACAAAGATGAAAACGGACGCCTGATTGTAGGAGCCGGAGTAGGCGTTGGAGAAGATACTTTGGACAGAATTGCTGCTTTGGTGAAGGCCGGAGTAGATATTATCGGAATAGACTCTGCACACGGACATTCAAAAGGAGTTCTGGATAAAATCGCTGAAATCAGAAGAACATATCCTGATCTTGATATTGTAGGTGGAAATATTGTAACGGCAGAAGCTGCCAGGGATCTTATTGAAGCTGGAGCAAACGTTCTTAAAGTTGGGGTAGGACCTGGTTCTATCTGTACAACAAGAGTGGTTGCAGGAGTAGGGGTTCCGCAGTTATCAGCTATTTATAATGTATATGAATATGCGGCTTCCAAAAATGTAACCGTAATTGCAGATGGTGGAATCAAGCTTTCCGGAGATATTGTAAAAGCAATTGCAAGCGGAGCGGGAGCAGTAATGTTAGGCTCACTGCTTGCAGGAACCGATGAAGCTCCGGGAGAAGAAATTATCTTCCAGGGAAGAAAATTCAAATCTTACCAGGGGATGGGAAGTCTTTCTGCGATGAAGAGAGGAGGAAAAGAAAGATATTTCCAAAGTGAAGCCAAGAAATTTGTTCCGGAAGGAATTGAAGGAAGAGTACCACACAAAGGAAAACTGGAAGATGTAATTTTCCAGCTGACCGGAGGTCTGAGAGCAGGTATGGGATATTGTGGAGCCAAAGATATTGAAGCTTTACAAAAAGAAACAAAAATGGTCATGATTACAGGAAGTGGATTAAAAGAATCTCACCCGCATGATGTGATTATCACTCAGGAAGCTCCGAATTATTCTTTATAA
- a CDS encoding KTSC domain-containing protein, with protein MPSSVVNSYIYFPETEILRIIYQSGAVYDYLNVPLSISEKFREARSKGRFLNSVIKRRFNFIKVS; from the coding sequence ATGCCATCAAGTGTTGTCAATAGTTATATTTATTTTCCGGAGACTGAAATATTAAGAATTATTTATCAGTCCGGCGCTGTATATGACTATCTCAATGTACCACTAAGCATCTCTGAAAAGTTCAGGGAGGCAAGATCAAAAGGCAGATTCCTGAATAGTGTCATTAAACGCAGATTCAATTTTATAAAAGTAAGCTGA
- a CDS encoding AAA family ATPase, with product MIIDKEEIRKKKKKLDDCKIFLKKEFIGIDKIIDDLMEYIQIWYLMPEILTRPVIINLWGMTGVGKTDLVRKTIRFLEFQNRFVEIELSNSDETTWSKSVSDIFQNNRLNDEKPSIVLFDEIQRFHTLGPDGTPVPQTRFTDFWELLSDGRLSRRERDDLEHYLLSFLLRKKENERRKQNGETEMDENPYLNLWDAKELKKYLSMDDDVMSIIDMKEEDMIKLILKKQKEKKIYEPVNYSKMLIIISGNLDEAFQMSHETSEADVDANIYHAFTKKITVVDIKNALSKKFRPEQVARFGNIHLIYFSLKTEDFQQLVQREINHLKTKTKSKFGIGLKISKNINELIYRNGVFPVQGVRPVFSSVVDILDTNLSKFLFEAIIHEDTTIEIDYLVNKKVISAKVGTRIIEIPYTGRIDRIRQSNQEDAVANISVHECGHAVSYMLYTGFAPLQLKSKVASSYAAGFTFPHQIHDTKESLLDRIKIYLAGGIAEEIVFGENNASIGRSHDREQASILATDYIRKYGFDEEYQAVYSFEEYPYRMRHDITDKKIEKLIQDLAKKTREDLILHLDLLKDMSIELSKKGSMLPKEIYETARKHHLEVSIKEEGYLHIAHYHKMLGQ from the coding sequence ATGATTATTGATAAAGAAGAGATCCGGAAGAAAAAGAAAAAGCTGGACGACTGCAAAATATTCCTGAAAAAAGAATTCATCGGAATTGATAAGATTATTGATGATTTAATGGAATACATCCAGATCTGGTACCTGATGCCGGAAATCCTGACCCGCCCCGTAATAATCAATCTATGGGGTATGACCGGTGTGGGCAAAACAGATCTGGTAAGAAAAACCATCAGATTTCTGGAATTTCAAAACCGATTTGTGGAAATAGAGCTGAGCAATAGTGATGAAACCACCTGGAGTAAAAGCGTTTCCGATATTTTCCAAAACAACCGCCTTAATGATGAAAAACCCAGTATTGTTCTCTTTGATGAGATCCAGAGGTTCCACACACTTGGGCCTGATGGAACTCCGGTTCCGCAGACAAGATTTACAGATTTCTGGGAGCTTTTAAGTGACGGACGGCTAAGCAGAAGAGAACGGGATGATCTTGAGCACTACCTGCTCTCCTTCCTCTTACGAAAAAAAGAAAATGAACGCCGGAAGCAGAACGGAGAAACGGAAATGGACGAAAATCCGTACCTTAATCTCTGGGATGCCAAAGAGCTGAAAAAATACCTCAGCATGGATGATGATGTCATGAGCATTATTGACATGAAAGAGGAAGATATGATCAAGCTGATTCTGAAAAAGCAGAAAGAAAAAAAGATCTATGAGCCCGTAAATTACAGTAAGATGCTAATCATCATCAGCGGAAATCTGGATGAGGCCTTTCAGATGTCCCATGAAACCAGTGAAGCGGATGTGGATGCCAACATTTATCATGCATTTACGAAAAAGATCACCGTGGTTGATATTAAAAATGCACTTTCCAAAAAGTTCCGGCCGGAGCAGGTGGCCCGATTCGGGAATATCCATCTGATTTATTTTTCACTGAAGACGGAGGATTTCCAGCAACTGGTACAGCGGGAGATCAATCATCTTAAAACCAAGACCAAATCAAAATTCGGAATTGGTTTAAAAATCAGTAAAAATATCAATGAACTGATCTACAGAAACGGCGTTTTTCCTGTTCAGGGTGTACGTCCGGTATTCAGCAGTGTTGTGGATATTCTGGATACCAACCTCAGCAAGTTTCTTTTTGAGGCCATCATCCATGAGGATACAACCATAGAAATAGATTATCTTGTTAACAAGAAAGTGATTTCCGCAAAAGTGGGCACACGCATCATTGAAATTCCGTACACGGGAAGAATAGACCGCATACGCCAGTCTAACCAGGAGGATGCAGTGGCCAATATCAGCGTTCATGAATGCGGGCATGCTGTTTCTTATATGCTTTATACCGGTTTTGCCCCACTCCAGCTTAAGAGTAAGGTAGCCAGCAGCTATGCCGCAGGATTTACTTTTCCACATCAGATTCACGATACAAAGGAAAGTCTTCTGGACCGGATTAAAATTTATCTTGCTGGAGGAATTGCGGAAGAAATTGTATTCGGAGAAAATAATGCAAGTATCGGAAGAAGCCATGACCGCGAGCAGGCTAGCATCCTGGCCACGGATTATATCAGAAAATACGGCTTTGATGAGGAATACCAGGCGGTATACAGCTTTGAAGAATATCCGTACCGCATGCGCCATGATATTACAGATAAAAAGATTGAAAAACTGATTCAGGATCTCGCTAAAAAGACAAGAGAAGATCTTATCCTTCATCTGGATCTTCTGAAAGATATGAGCATTGAGCTGAGTAAAAAAGGAAGTATGCTGCCAAAAGAGATCTATGAAACCGCCAGAAAACATCATCTGGAAGTAAGTATTAAAGAGGAGGGGTATCTTCACATTGCCCATTACCATAAAATGCTTGGCCAATAG
- a CDS encoding DUF4407 domain-containing protein, whose protein sequence is MKTNQQSINQTNHKINWFQKFLMVCSGGNIHILRKTPSEWNKFSGIGGIVLFTAVFATLSAGYAMYTVFDNIWTSVGFGILWGLMIFNLDRYIVSSIKKTGTWWNQILMAIPRLILATFLGIIISKPLELKIFEKEVNKQLNTIIQRNKKQLQGEMSGRILQQSGPFEAEKKQIAEKTIQYQRAYDSAAVELEKEILGKQSGLTSGKEGYGPNAKRKQELKEQRRQDLENFQKQNGPRLEYLDKEISKVYTNLETERKSSETFEDKFNGFAARLQALDELGKNSAIIGLAAAFIMGLFICLEISPVLVKLISHVGPYDHLLEKTENDFRLYSKEKIEKGNAMTDFRIDDFKDNLKK, encoded by the coding sequence ATGAAAACAAACCAACAATCTATAAATCAAACGAATCACAAAATAAACTGGTTCCAGAAGTTTCTTATGGTATGCTCCGGAGGAAATATTCATATTTTACGAAAAACCCCAAGCGAGTGGAATAAATTTTCCGGAATCGGAGGTATTGTCTTATTCACCGCTGTATTTGCTACCCTTTCTGCAGGCTATGCCATGTATACTGTATTTGATAATATATGGACTTCCGTGGGATTTGGGATCCTCTGGGGACTCATGATCTTCAATCTTGACCGTTACATTGTCTCCTCTATCAAAAAAACAGGCACATGGTGGAACCAGATTCTTATGGCTATTCCCCGTCTGATTCTGGCTACATTCCTTGGAATTATTATTTCAAAACCACTTGAGCTTAAAATTTTTGAGAAAGAAGTTAATAAGCAGCTGAACACCATTATCCAGAGAAACAAAAAACAGCTTCAGGGTGAAATGAGCGGCAGGATTCTGCAACAGAGCGGCCCTTTTGAGGCAGAAAAGAAACAGATCGCTGAAAAAACCATTCAGTACCAAAGAGCATATGATTCCGCTGCTGTGGAGCTTGAGAAAGAAATCCTCGGAAAACAATCCGGACTGACCAGTGGAAAAGAAGGCTACGGGCCTAATGCAAAACGTAAGCAGGAACTGAAGGAGCAACGCCGCCAGGACCTTGAAAACTTTCAAAAGCAAAATGGTCCAAGGCTGGAATATTTAGATAAAGAAATTTCCAAAGTCTATACCAACCTGGAAACCGAAAGAAAGTCTTCCGAAACTTTTGAAGATAAATTCAACGGATTTGCAGCGCGACTTCAGGCCCTGGACGAGCTTGGAAAAAACTCAGCGATCATAGGACTGGCAGCAGCCTTTATCATGGGACTCTTCATCTGCCTTGAAATATCCCCGGTACTGGTTAAACTGATCTCACATGTAGGACCTTATGATCATCTTTTAGAAAAGACAGAAAATGATTTCAGGCTGTATTCAAAGGAAAAAATAGAAAAAGGAAATGCGATGACTGATTTCAGGATTGATGATTTTAAGGATAATTTAAAAAAATAG
- a CDS encoding GEVED domain-containing protein encodes MNKISILSLLFLFFNSFAQNTEHFCGFDEEMRKMDIKFPELKKNREEVEARLRNMDKQSFLNKVGGTTGWNGLYTGQTFEIPIVVHVIESSAAANSNLALTDQEIINWIDRANRMYATTYGNGFYPEGNGATGGNVIPFKLVLAKRAPNCEATNGIIRYNGSTIPLYDTRGVKSSASGNGASDSQIKTLAPHWPETSYFNIYIVIGFNGQQQFSDGLMGYARFPESYDYFYESFMKVATVKNQHDTTLTHELGHAFGLYHTFEGINYTSQTTCPVNNNCATDGDRVCDTSPSRSMYGVAVPNNTSVDPCTSQNYDGTQYNVMNYTNSNRKFTEGQRDRAIMLMMEYRKNLINSTAGQAPGTVITSPVSIIAAQCNPTGIANPSNNNFGIGATRVQFGSINSTTNGYDSDETTPKFYDDYSAATCIRPAYYTDIPSSAGTELKVTYDNGFNQADKFKTKVWIDYNNNGTFEDTELVVNNLSATVASGGRRVVTVSVTPPATAVTNTYLRMRVAVDAATYNSAVLPDITPCSQVQYGQVEDYAVRITGALATADIKNNTAESKIVYLKSENKLKLTGNAIFGDYQIYDMSGKLIQKGNVKTNEVQIERALPKGTFMITFTDKNKKESKKFLNN; translated from the coding sequence ATGAATAAAATAAGTATTCTTTCCCTTCTTTTTTTGTTTTTTAATTCTTTTGCGCAAAACACGGAACATTTCTGTGGTTTTGATGAAGAAATGCGAAAAATGGACATCAAATTTCCTGAATTAAAGAAAAACAGAGAAGAGGTAGAAGCAAGGTTAAGAAATATGGACAAGCAGTCTTTTCTTAACAAAGTGGGCGGAACTACTGGTTGGAACGGCTTGTATACAGGGCAGACTTTTGAAATCCCGATTGTAGTACACGTTATTGAATCGAGTGCGGCAGCTAATTCAAACCTGGCTCTGACGGATCAGGAGATCATCAATTGGATCGACAGAGCTAATAGAATGTACGCAACTACTTATGGTAACGGATTTTATCCTGAAGGTAACGGAGCTACAGGAGGAAATGTTATTCCTTTCAAGCTGGTACTGGCTAAGAGAGCCCCGAATTGTGAAGCTACCAACGGAATTATAAGATATAACGGGAGTACCATTCCTCTATATGATACAAGAGGGGTAAAGTCTTCAGCTTCCGGTAACGGAGCAAGTGACAGCCAGATTAAAACGTTGGCACCACACTGGCCTGAAACGTCTTATTTCAATATTTATATCGTTATTGGATTTAATGGGCAACAACAGTTTTCAGACGGTTTGATGGGATATGCAAGATTCCCTGAAAGTTACGATTACTTTTATGAAAGCTTCATGAAGGTGGCTACGGTTAAAAACCAGCATGATACAACACTTACTCACGAGTTGGGCCACGCTTTTGGTCTATATCATACTTTTGAGGGTATTAATTATACCAGTCAGACGACATGCCCTGTGAATAATAACTGTGCGACAGATGGCGACAGAGTATGTGATACCTCTCCATCCAGAAGTATGTATGGAGTAGCAGTTCCAAACAATACAAGTGTTGATCCCTGCACAAGCCAAAATTATGACGGAACACAATATAATGTGATGAACTATACCAATTCTAACCGCAAGTTTACTGAAGGACAAAGGGACAGAGCAATTATGTTGATGATGGAGTATAGAAAAAACCTGATCAATTCTACAGCAGGACAGGCTCCGGGAACAGTTATAACATCTCCGGTTTCAATTATTGCGGCACAGTGTAACCCAACAGGAATTGCCAATCCGTCTAATAATAATTTTGGAATAGGAGCTACAAGAGTACAGTTTGGAAGTATAAACAGTACCACCAACGGATATGATTCTGATGAAACAACTCCTAAATTCTATGATGATTATTCTGCAGCCACGTGTATCAGACCGGCCTATTATACAGATATTCCTTCTTCTGCAGGTACAGAATTAAAGGTTACGTATGATAATGGATTTAACCAGGCGGATAAGTTTAAAACAAAAGTATGGATTGACTATAACAATAACGGAACATTTGAGGATACGGAACTGGTTGTTAATAATTTATCAGCAACTGTTGCATCCGGAGGAAGAAGAGTTGTGACTGTAAGTGTTACTCCTCCTGCTACTGCAGTTACCAATACCTATTTAAGAATGAGGGTTGCTGTGGATGCAGCGACATATAATTCGGCCGTTCTTCCGGATATTACTCCATGTTCGCAGGTTCAGTACGGGCAGGTGGAAGACTATGCAGTAAGGATAACAGGAGCATTAGCAACTGCCGATATAAAAAATAATACCGCTGAATCTAAAATTGTTTATCTCAAATCTGAAAATAAACTGAAGTTAACCGGTAATGCAATTTTTGGAGATTATCAGATCTATGATATGAGCGGTAAGCTCATCCAGAAAGGAAACGTTAAAACTAACGAGGTCCAGATTGAAAGAGCTCTTCCAAAAGGAACATTTATGATCACCTTTACGGATAAAAATAAAAAAGAATCAAAGAAGTTTTTAAATAATTAA